In Pyrodictium occultum, the genomic window GTGGAGCAGCCTCTCAAGCGCCTCTGGGCTGGGCTTAGGCCACTCCTCCTGGTCTAGCTCAGGGCTCCCGTAGACTAGTATGTCGGCCTGCCTGCCCAGCCTGAAGTGCCTCACACCTGCCCGGTAGAGCGCCTCCACCTCCCGGACTACGTCTCTGGGCTCCCTCTGCCTCGGCCTACCGTAGAGCTTTGTAACACAGAAGCTACAGCCGCCGCTTATCCACCTGCTGCAGCTCCGGTACGTCTCTATCTCTGCAACCAGGTTGTAGCCGTGGTTCGGGTGTTGTTCGGCTATCCGGGCACCCTTTACAGCTATCTCACCAACAAGCTTCATATCAGTCATTATGCGCCAGGGCTCAGCCCTCTCTGGGCCGTAGCGGGCGTAGTCTATCATGTAGGCCTCCGGGTCGCCGGTGACTATCACGTCAAACGCGTCTCTAACCTCTCTAGGCAGGGCCGCTACTGTGCCGCCCTCGTTCCCTATGCCCCAGCGCGCAGCCGCTCCTGCGAGGATCTTGAAGGGCTTCTCCACTAGCCGGAACCACTGCTTCAGCTCCTCCAGCCTTATCGGCTCCCCGCCCAGGTACTTGCCAGGCACGACAGCACCCGCTATGACAACCACCGTGTCGTAGGTGTTGGCCCTCCTTATGAACCCGGCTACATCCCTCCTAGCCTCGTCCACGGTTATGTAGTGTATGACTGTCGTCTTGTCTGCAAGCCAGAAGGCCCCGGCTATATAGCGTGGGTAAACGTCTATGTAAGGCGGCACGCCGAAGCCTGCCGGCTCATCGGTATAGCCGTCTAGGATCAGCACCCTACGGGGCTTAGCCATAGCCCCACCCGACTCTATTCAGGTAGCGAGGAGCCCCTCAGCTGACAGGCTCGAAGACGAGGCCGAGCCTCCTGGCATACTCGTAGACCCTCTCAATCTCCTCCCTCGTGGGGGTCCTGGCTATCTCGGGCCAGCGTCGAGGATACCGGGCCACCAGGTGCTCAGGCCGGTACTGGTCCATTATATTGACGAGCACCCGGTCCCGGGGCAGGTTCTCGGCTATCCACCTAAGCACTGGTATGCTGCAGCACTCGACATGCGAGGGCAGCACCAGGTGCCTTATTATCATGTCAGCCCACTCCACCGCGGCCCGTAGGTTGCGGGTAACCACCTCAAAGTAGCGCGGGACGGCCGAGAGCCTCATAGCGCAGCGGTCATTGCCGTACTTGAAGTCGGGGAGCCAGAGATCCACTATATCCACGAGTATATCCAGAGCCTCCGGAGTCATGTACATGTTGGAGTTCCATATCTGCGGCACGTTTACATCCAGGTGGAGTAGAGACTCTACAATAACCGGCAGGCTGGGCGTAGGCTCGCCCCCAACATGGTTTATATTCCTAGCGCCGTGTACTCTTAGCATCTTCTGGATCCAGGCTAGTTTCCTAGCGTTTATAGCCTCGCCCCTGCGGGCGGCAGTCTGGCTAACATCGTGGTTCTGGCAGTAGACGCAGGTAAAGTTGCAGCCTCCATAGAATATGGTGCCGCTGGGGACGAGGGGTGCCTCCTCCCCTAGATGGTGGAACCAGCTATGCACATAGACCCTCGAGTCGAGCCTGCAGGCTCCGATCCTCCTGCTCCTGTCTATCATGCATCTCCTCTCGCAGAGCCTACAGGGGTTCGCAAGCCTCCAGGCCAGGACAGCGTCAACGTGTAGCAGTGTATACCTGGGCTTGCTGCGGAACTCCTTCCTAAGTGCCTCGAGGGTTAGCTCCCCTCTCCGAGCCTCGCGGAGAAGGCTCTCGAAGACCCTCCTCGCGGATTTTTTCAGATCCTGGAGCCCCTCATAGTCGAGGCGCCAGGGGTCCTCATCAACCTCTACACTCCTGGCTATCATGAACTTGGCCGGCGCCTCATCCCTCATCACGCGGTAGTACCATGAGAGCCTCCTCCTTACCTCAGGGTCG contains:
- a CDS encoding radical SAM protein — encoded protein: MLLFERFVPERLWRRLRPDAVAVWSDPEVRRRLSWYYRVMRDEAPAKFMIARSVEVDEDPWRLDYEGLQDLKKSARRVFESLLREARRGELTLEALRKEFRSKPRYTLLHVDAVLAWRLANPCRLCERRCMIDRSRRIGACRLDSRVYVHSWFHHLGEEAPLVPSGTIFYGGCNFTCVYCQNHDVSQTAARRGEAINARKLAWIQKMLRVHGARNINHVGGEPTPSLPVIVESLLHLDVNVPQIWNSNMYMTPEALDILVDIVDLWLPDFKYGNDRCAMRLSAVPRYFEVVTRNLRAAVEWADMIIRHLVLPSHVECCSIPVLRWIAENLPRDRVLVNIMDQYRPEHLVARYPRRWPEIARTPTREEIERVYEYARRLGLVFEPVS